The sequence CGGATCGGCTGTCCAGTTGGCAACCCGCCAGGTAATTAGCCTGCTTTTCAGCAGGTCGATATCCATTTTAAATACATTGGCAAGGGCCTGCATGCTCAGCTGCCATATTTCCTCGTCGGTTTTATCGCTCAGTTCCAGCGCGGCATTCCCGCCCAGCCAACCGGTAAGTAAGGTATTGCCGCTGGTTTGTGTCCACCAGGTAGGTATCTTTTCTTCGGTGAACAAAAACGCGTGGTCCATTATCTCTCCATATCGCTCATCCTCCCAAAATGCCTTATCAAATTGCAGCAGTATTTTTATGATAGATCCAAATCCTATCTGGTGCAATGCATCCCGGTGCTTACCGATCGGAGGATAAAAGCATATAGCGCCCGGTTCGTTTTCTGGCAATTGTAATATGCCAAGGGGCAGGGCGATTATTATTTGTTCTGTAAGGTGTTCGCCACGGTCTGCGGTAATCACCCTTATCGTTTCATCCTGCCAATAAATATCCTTTACAACCGCGTTCAATTCGATAACGCCCGCATGGTTTTTAACTTCCTCTGCAAGATAATTGATGAGTGTGCAATAGCCATTAGGGATATGGTGCTGCGCGCCCTCATCTTCGTTTTGCCACTCTTTTCTTAAGGCAAAGGCGCTGGCTTTGGCCGGGTCGGCGGTATCATAACCGGCTACAAACCGTAATACCGATCTGGTTACTTCGGCATAGCGCTCTTCGCCAAAATTTTCCTCCATAAACCGTGCAATCGGCATATCTTCCTCAAGGCCGCTTAATTGCTCTATCACTTCGTTCCAATCATCCACCTGTTCGTCTTCCTGGCTGAATATACCATCGCGGTAGCGCCACATTTGCATGTTGATAGTTTCCGACCCAATGCTGGCTTCGTGCAATAGCCCGAGTGTAACCGGCAGGTCGCCGTGTATAAACTCGGCGCCAAGTTCGGCCTTGTTGAAAAACGAGGTGTTGTAAAGCGTTTGTATACGCCCGCCTATGCGGGTGCGCGCTTCTAAAACGGTTACTTTTTTGCCGGCTTTAGCCAATATGCGCGCCGCCATTAAGCCGGACGCCCCCGCCCCGATAATGATCACATTATTTTTCATACGATAGATAATGCAAGTTAGGGATTTTTAATCAACCATGTGTCGGTTTAATTAAAGGTTAATTTGGTTTTGTATGCATAGTGTTGATCACCTCTTATGTAAATTATCTGCTATATGCAGCAAGTTGCGCATTGGTTTGAATTATCGGTATATATAGATTAATTTTTGTCGATGGGTTAAGCTAATTTTGATGACCTGCATTATTAACCAATGTTATTTATGAATAAAACTTCGCAACTATCGCGTGTGTGTTGTGTGGCTGCTTTGGTGGCCGGTACTTTACTTTCTGCCAGTGCCCAGCAAAAAAATATCTACCATAAAGGCTGGGTCGATTTTAACAAGAACGGCAAGATGGATGTTTTTGAAAACCCGGCCGAACCGATCGAAAAACGCA comes from Mucilaginibacter mali and encodes:
- a CDS encoding flavin monoamine oxidase family protein, translating into MKNNVIIIGAGASGLMAARILAKAGKKVTVLEARTRIGGRIQTLYNTSFFNKAELGAEFIHGDLPVTLGLLHEASIGSETINMQMWRYRDGIFSQEDEQVDDWNEVIEQLSGLEEDMPIARFMEENFGEERYAEVTRSVLRFVAGYDTADPAKASAFALRKEWQNEDEGAQHHIPNGYCTLINYLAEEVKNHAGVIELNAVVKDIYWQDETIRVITADRGEHLTEQIIIALPLGILQLPENEPGAICFYPPIGKHRDALHQIGFGSIIKILLQFDKAFWEDERYGEIMDHAFLFTEEKIPTWWTQTSGNTLLTGWLGGNAALELSDKTDEEIWQLSMQALANVFKMDIDLLKSRLITWRVANWTADPFTRGSYAYDMVGSNTAREVLCAPIEGKIFFAGEYLYNGPAMGTVEAALTSGMDAARAICNMADF